Below is a genomic region from Nilaparvata lugens isolate BPH chromosome 3, ASM1435652v1, whole genome shotgun sequence.
TTGAATAGAATATAAGAGAACCTGAATAGAATTTAAATAGTCTAGGCAAGGAATGCTCAAAAAGGTAcctatagagggaaaagttaggAAGGCATATCTTTTATGGATAGTAAGAGGGCGATTATGTCAAAATTACCCACCCCTCCCCTTTTTGCTAAGTGAGTGGGAGTTATTTGAAGGTAAAATTATTTCGCATAGcctatatctcaaaaactatgcAGTTATCCCATACAAAACTTAAGTCTACTACAAGTGTAAtctgaaacttttttcaatgtctcatagtttttgaaataatatacgCTCTTGAAGGTTTTTTGGCATAAAAAAACCACTTcccttttttcatattttatctcCTATAACTCTCCAATGTTTTGATGGAATAGAAGATCTCATGGAATATTCACAATCAGCTCACAGGATCAATGGCCACTGAGCTCAGCTCATCTCATGGCCAATGTTCACAGGCTCTCCGGTTTCTGTGAAATCTGGCAGTACTGTACTCCATAAGAGTAATCAAAGATTTGCACAGACTACAGCAAAAATGAAGACACTCTTTATTAATATAGATGGCGCcgatttttatattatagatgCTTGAATCGAAATCAGTCAACAATATTTTGAACTTGTTTCCAAAACAACATACAACTCAATCTACCTCttttaactttgaaaataattttaattttcaagattAATCAGAATCCAATTTCGAGGGGCTGgaataatttttccaaattattgATATGTAGAGAACTCAATAGACATAAGCTATTCGATAGAATACATGCGGTGAGATCCACCCATAATTTTGGACAGTCCcacattttataattcattattaatctTTAAATACTGCACAtcttcattaattttcaatttctgtgCACACTCTCCTGTGTAAATTGGTCtcattttcacaaattttcaaatttctttatgaTTGGAGAAAAATTCTCCTAATAAACATGAACAATCAGCACAAAGTAAAAGCAGTTCACAATACTACTATAACATCAAGaggtttttatttttgaaaatgtggaCCACGAACAAAATTTATCTCTTTCAATGATTCCTTAGATTCATCTCTAAATCGTCTGATAAAAATCTTAATGTAATTGAACAGTCAAGCCttcttcattcataaaaaatatatattccatgaaatataaaaatatgtttttcacaCTATTCACTATCGAAATAGATAGTttccattgaaaataaaaaaaatatcaaactaCTGTAACAgaggaaaataaaattttgtgttTTTCCTTATGGAACGATTCTACAACGTCTTGTTAATGCAATTGTCAATGCATTACTCTTGCTCTACATTTCAATTCATAGATCACCATCGTGAAAAGTTTTCCTTAATTGTCTGATTATTCGTTACAGAGTGCTGTCTTGTCGACCATGGGAAGTGCAGTGACCAAACAATTCTCTCCTCTCACTCCAAGTGTTCACCATAATCAGTTCCTTCCTTCAGGGAAGTTAATAGTAGCTGCTGCCTCTGCGTCGCTCTTTGTTCTCTACAGGAGATTTTCTACATCACATAAGAGTTTGGAGGCTAAACGATGCGATGTGGTGCTGGTGACTGGATGCGACTCTGGCATTGGCTACAGTGCAGCAAAGCATTGCCATAATCTGGGCTTCAGTGTTGTAGCTTCAGTCATTGATTTACAAAGTGCTGGAGCTATGTCACTCAGAAAATTGGACAACAAATGTATGTCAGTCATCAAATTGGATCTCAAAAACTCTTCAGATATCAGTTCTTGTGTAGAACATGTGAGGAGTCTCATTGCAGAAAACTCAGATTACAGTAAGTACCataacttttatttttcaagtcatttccTGAGTTACTCTGTACTATTGAATgtcaatataattattctccTGTGTTGTGAAGATTATGTTGTGTctatatccatattgaatgaaaacgactcTAGTTTACTAGAGATTACTCTATATTAGAGAATATTTCTAACTACTAGAGATTAATAATGTTGTAACAACCGAGATTACTatatcaaattattgttttgataaataatggTTATGACAGTATCAAGTCTTTTAGTAtctcaaattattgttttaataaaatgtattatttattatgattattttaataatgattttgTCAGTATCAAGTCGTTTTCAATCAATATGCCAATAATTAGCATCACTACGGCACTCTCAATGTTTTCAGTGGAGCAGTttctaacaaaataaactaccgtatgaaaaatgtttttttttctactaGGCTGCATTTAAACTCACAAATTCTATACATAGGCTAATTCTAAAAATTCACTCGCTAATGCTGTCAGATATATGATTTGAGGGGAATTATTGAAGTGGACCTATTGAAAATTTGCCTTAGTTCCTAAACTGTTAACCATATTATTGTTTGCCATAAAATCTTCAGGCGTTGGAACACCTAGAACATTTCTATGTTCTAGACACATTAGAGGCATCCTGtctgtataaatgaataaacattcaTCATTCTTAGTGTCTGTTGCATGGACAGTTTTAAATAGCTGGAAATAGTTTAAGTTTGATAACAGCATTTCATGCAGCTCAGATTATAATCTgcggtttttttttaatttcttatcgaTAAATTGTTAAGGTATAAATTGAGAACTATTTTAACGAGGAGTTGAAAAAATAGACCAGAGGAAAGAATCCATATAAAATGGTAAAGTGttgattcatcaatattttataaGTCTTTTGTATAGACGACTAGCAGTTCAACAAATTGCAGAAATTATTCCTAATCATCGATTGAATTGAGTCTCTTGAAAGTATTCagtttacaaaaattgaaattattcagttATCGCATCAAGActtgtacaataattattatattttactgtttattcCCTTTTCAATCGTAAATTTCGTTTTGTCTAGGACTCCATGCTATCGTCAATAATGCTGGAATAATGATTTTCGGAGAACTGGAATGGCAAGTTGAAGATATGATTCGAAATCAGATCGAAGTGAACTTATTGGCACCAATTTACTTGACAAAGTCTTTCATGCCATTATTAAGAAAGCATAAAGGTAAGCTAAAACTGGGACATCTATGGTATAACATAGCCATCTAGAGAACTATAGATGGCCATGGCTTAAATCATTTACAAGTAAATAAACACTAGCATTTTATCTCCTTATTCAATTAAGATATATAGTTTAATCATTCAAACTTCATAGACGTCTTAATGAACGAACAACTACTAAAATGATGTATAAATTtactattaatttttataaaggACATTTTTGAAGTCTGATTCAAGTGAAGACTTCTGTTGTTCAAAGcttattgaaaacaatgttcTGTGGAAATTTCTATTGACGTTTTTGACAGCCCCGATTTTtaactgttgaaaaatatacagCACAGAACATGTGAACAGATTGCGACCAGCATTTCTGAATGATAACTTATTCTCTCGTGGTCAGACGATGACGCTCAATCGTAcctttgaataatttataatgcaTTTGAATCAAGAGGAATCTGATCCGTGAATTGATTTTCTTTGGAAAcactttttttcaaaaaaaatattctctcgATTTCTATAAGGCATTCTCTCAACTCGAGTACTGAACCTACTTGTGGATAGGTACCAACTTTTTTATGCTATCCATTTTCTCCCtatccaaataaataaaatagattataaATTTTGAGTCATTAAAATAGGTGAGATACATATTACGGAGTAAATTTTGACGGGAATAATTCACATATCGTGTATAATTGGATCAATATATGAATATGCCAAGCTCAAAGAGCTTGTTAGCTTAAGAGAGCCCagatttatcatatttatttttttcggtTTCACCCCTTAtccattttttattataaaatatagataGTTTCTTATGAGTAAGGTATAAAGAATATAACTATTATAGTGTTCAAGTAATTCGACAGATACTACTTTACTAGTAGGCATATTCCTTTATAACTCGTTATCATTTTTCTTCCGTAACCTCATCAAATCTGATTTCTTATAAAATAATGTTGTAAGAAgtcatattaaaataataatatcgagtgacctagctggctcaggtctggtgtcagagttttcaggttacAACTGATGAATTTCAgggtctctgacatgacctaacgactactttttaggcagccAGGACCGACGAATTAACGTGTAATCCGAAACACGGAAGTGGCCCGAAATAGATAttttgcccgggccgggatttgaacctgggtttctgaattataaagccagcatctaatctaCTCGACTACGGTCACTACCCATATTGAAATCGACGTTATCGATTTCGCTTGATAAGTCTGTTAAAATCTCTGATACTAAGTATCACCTAAATTACCTATTCTATATTATAAATTACTGCATCTAGGTTTTTAGAATCAATaagaattagaaaaaataatattgttattttttcagGGCGTGTGATCAATGTATCTAGTCACTGTGCATTGGAAGCCCTGCCTGGTTTATCTTCATACTGTGCTAGTAAAGCTGGGCTGCAAGCATTCAACAATTCTCTGAGAGTGGAATGTGCC
It encodes:
- the LOC111057359 gene encoding D-beta-hydroxybutyrate dehydrogenase, mitochondrial; the protein is MRFSVSRETLLDQCATPASADDKVYQVPCSQRACSLFTLVSLFLIWLMAFQVWRLFGTQKSAVLSTMGSAVTKQFSPLTPSVHHNQFLPSGKLIVAAASASLFVLYRRFSTSHKSLEAKRCDVVLVTGCDSGIGYSAAKHCHNLGFSVVASVIDLQSAGAMSLRKLDNKCMSVIKLDLKNSSDISSCVEHVRSLIAENSDYRLHAIVNNAGIMIFGELEWQVEDMIRNQIEVNLLAPIYLTKSFMPLLRKHKGRVINVSSHCALEALPGLSSYCASKAGLQAFNNSLRVECAKFGVGVISLVPGSFFDQTKILSKQPEHASRMHEGMSAECKDFYGEYFHVYHSYLAAVSNLQRNETVKEVDDANLYRNFTDALTSINPKALYKNSPWYYEAHHLLFKVLPTSWRDQLVVRFMRMPKFQVSAS